A window from Chloroflexota bacterium encodes these proteins:
- a CDS encoding response regulator has product MTQTPTIVVIEDTPEVLELIDVLLSDEGFEIVRCTRAENAFTTIEAANPVLAIVDLRMAGVSDWELIDVLMSDERSRHLPLIVCSGAVGELRAAQPRLQAHGSDILPKPFDILQLVDMVHRLVGGQHEPRTT; this is encoded by the coding sequence ATGACGCAGACACCGACCATTGTGGTGATCGAAGATACGCCCGAGGTGCTCGAGCTGATCGACGTGCTGCTCTCAGATGAGGGCTTCGAGATCGTGCGGTGCACGCGGGCGGAGAACGCCTTCACCACCATCGAAGCGGCCAACCCGGTGCTGGCTATCGTGGATCTCAGGATGGCAGGCGTCAGCGACTGGGAGCTGATCGACGTCCTGATGTCGGACGAGCGCTCGCGCCATCTGCCGCTGATCGTCTGCTCTGGCGCGGTGGGCGAGCTTCGAGCGGCCCAGCCTCGGCTGCAGGCGCACGGCAGCGACATCCTCCCGAAGCCGTTCGACATCCTGCAGCTAGTGGACATGGTTCACCGGCTGGTCGGCGGGCAGCACGAGCCGCGGACGACCTGA
- a CDS encoding CBS domain-containing protein: MRARRIMSTTLFTVARLTPVRDVIRLLIEQRISGVPVVDDGRVVGIISEGDLILRERAYRQRGGMAFLAQQLFEDHEKQAVEFRKAHGLVAEDVMSEPVVTILPGTPVEEIAHLMAERQIKRVPVVEDGRLVGIVSRGDVLRAAYERELATENHAGGPHSDQEIVSRLLTVLRSEPWVEVSHIRPSCLDGCVTLSGEVESEAEREAVEVAARGVAGVRAVTNALIIRPGIDDE, from the coding sequence ATGCGCGCACGCCGAATCATGAGCACCACGCTGTTCACCGTGGCCCGGTTGACGCCCGTGCGCGATGTCATCCGGCTGCTCATCGAGCAGCGGATCAGCGGCGTTCCGGTCGTTGACGATGGGCGCGTCGTCGGGATCATCAGCGAAGGCGACCTGATCCTGCGCGAGCGCGCGTACCGTCAACGCGGCGGCATGGCGTTTCTCGCGCAGCAGCTTTTCGAAGACCACGAGAAGCAGGCCGTCGAGTTCCGCAAGGCGCACGGGCTGGTGGCCGAAGACGTGATGTCGGAGCCTGTCGTCACGATCCTGCCGGGCACGCCGGTCGAAGAGATCGCCCACCTGATGGCCGAGCGGCAGATCAAGCGGGTGCCGGTGGTCGAGGACGGCCGGCTCGTCGGCATCGTGAGCCGGGGCGACGTACTGCGGGCAGCCTACGAGCGCGAGCTGGCGACGGAGAATCATGCGGGCGGGCCGCACTCGGACCAGGAGATCGTCAGCCGCTTGCTGACCGTGCTCCGAAGTGAGCCGTGGGTCGAGGTGAGCCACATCCGGCCGAGCTGTCTGGACGGCTGCGTCACGCTTAGCGGCGAGGTCGAGAGCGAAGCCGAGCGCGAGGCCGTCGAGGTCGCGGCGCGGGGCGTCGCCGGCGTGCGGGCCGTGACCAACGCGCTGATCATCCGGCCGGGCATCGACGATGAGTGA